In the Ostrinia nubilalis chromosome 7, ilOstNubi1.1, whole genome shotgun sequence genome, one interval contains:
- the LOC135073237 gene encoding synaptobrevin-1-like: MEEQGGSSAPRVSDKRLAQTQAKVDEVVGIMRVNVEKVLERDQKLSELDNRADALQHGAAQFEQQAGKLKRKYWWQNLKMMLIIGAIGAVLLIIIIVYATSGGSGTAAAPPAVTESNNAGR; the protein is encoded by the coding sequence ATGGAAGAACAAGGAGGAAGTTCTGCACCAAGAGTGAGTGACAAACGTTTGGCACAAACCCAGGCAAAAGTAGATGAAGTTGTTGGTATTATGCGTGTCAATGTCGAGAAAGTTTTAGAAAGAGATCAGAAGTTATCAGAACTGGATAATCGAGCAGATGCCTTACAGCACGGGGCAGCGCAGTTTGAACAACAGGCTGGGAAACTGAAACGAAAATATTGGTGGCAAAACTTGAAGATGATGTTGATCATTGGTGCTATAGGTGCAGTCCTGCTTATCATAATCATTGTGTACGCTACCTCTGGGGGCTCGGGCACTGCTGCAGCGCCGCCGGCAGTAACCGAATCCAACAATGCCGGTCGATAA